In the Mauremys mutica isolate MM-2020 ecotype Southern chromosome 13, ASM2049712v1, whole genome shotgun sequence genome, one interval contains:
- the LOC123348836 gene encoding tyrosine-protein phosphatase non-receptor type substrate 1-like, whose product MAFRTSGRLQLLSLLLGLSSMDRSGAGAQEFQLLQPQGAVWVSPGENLTLSCSVTGNATAGPVKWFKGSGSGRQLVYADKEPHPPRVTRAVSGSDTDFTIRISDTRPEDTGIYHCVKFKKGSGADEEIRSGAGTAVSVSGHPPASPVAAAAGTVCVLLVVLFLVSTYFFVRKKRGRSLRTARSQTPFPDTMRTQSQPGANKDSDVLYADLQHSAEPQQPKKSVPAEPSEYAAVKVTQAIAR is encoded by the exons ATGGCTTTCCGCACGTCGGGGCGGCTTCAGCTGCTGAGCTTATTGCTGGGTCTCTCTTCCATGGACAGGTCAG GTGCCGGGGCCCAGGAgttccagctgctgcagccccagggcgccGTGTGGGTGTCACCGGGAGAGAATCTCACTCTGAGCTGCTCTGTGACTGGGAATGCTACAGCAGGACCCGTGAAGTGGTTCAAGGGCTCGGGCAGTGGCCGCCAGCTCGTTTATGCAGACAAGGAGCCACACCCCCCCCGGGTGACACGGGCTGTGAgtggctctgacacagacttcacCATCCGCATCAGTGACACCCGCCCCGAGGACACCGGGATCTATCACTGTGTGAAGTTTAAGAAGGGGTCAGGAGCCGATGAGGAGATCAGATCCGGCGCTGGCACGGCCGTGTCTGTGAGCG GTCACCCCCCGGCTTCacctgtggctgctgctgccggGACAGTCTGTGTCCTCCTGGTCGTTTTATTCCTTGTCTCCACTTACTTCTTTGTGAGAAAGAAGAGAG GTAGGAGCCTCCGCACAGCCAG GTCTCAGACTCCCTTTCCAGACACCATGAGGACTCAGAGCCAG CCCGGTGCTAACAAAGACTCTGACGTGCTCTACGCTGACCTGCAGCACTCGGCCGAGCCCCAGCAGCCCAAGAAGAGCGTCCCAGCAGAGCCTTCTGAATACGCTGCCGTGAAGGTAACCCAGGCCATCGCCAGGTAG